Proteins encoded in a region of the Neoarius graeffei isolate fNeoGra1 chromosome 3, fNeoGra1.pri, whole genome shotgun sequence genome:
- the LOC132882638 gene encoding aquaporin-1-like has translation MVDLKPVLETLGVRRSCRRGFWRAALAELIGTTMLVFCGVSAAIGNGNSSYPDQEVKVAFGLAIAILAQSLGHISEAHLNPAVTLAMLVSCQISMCRALWYILAQVTGVVIASGIVLGVRPSVVDSLGLNKLKDASPGQGFGIEFLLTFQLVLCVLAMMDKRQDKIAGSAPFACGLSVVLAAPNFSLPFKLEVDASASGASAVLLQDGDDSVCHPVCYFSVKFKCHQLSYSTIEKETLAMLLALQHFEGCTTITSG, from the coding sequence AAGGAGCTGCAGACGGGGTTTTTGGAGGGCTGCCCTTGCTGAGCTAATAGGGACAACCATGCTTGTCTTTTGTGGTGTCTCTGCAGCAATTGGAAATGGGAACAGCAGCTACCCAGACCAAGAAGTAAAGGTAGCATTTGGACTAGCAATTGCTATCTTGGCTCAGAGTTTAGGCCACATAAGTGAAGCCCACCTGAACCCAGCTGTCACACTTGCCATGTTGGTTAGTTGTCAGATTAGCATGTGCAGAGCATTGTGGTACATTCTGGCTCAGGTGACTGGGGTTGTGATTGCTAGTGGCATTGTTCTGGGAGTGAGACCATCAGTGGTAGATTCACTTGGGCTGAATAAGCTAAAGGATGCCAGCCCAGGACAGGGCTTTGGAATCGAGTTTCTCCTCACATTCCAGCTGGTGCTGTGTGTCCTAGCAATGATGGATAAAAGGCAGGACAAGATTGCAGGTTCAGCTCCATTTGCATGTGGGCTTTCTGTGGTTCTGGCTGCACCTAACTTCTCTCTTCCTTTCAAACTAGAAGTTGATGCTAGTGCCTCTGGAGCCAGTGCTGTATTACTACAGGATGGGGATGATAGTGTATGCCATCCTGTATGCTACTTCTCGGTTAAGTTCAAATGTCATCAGCTGAGCTACTCCACTATTGAAAAAGAAACCTTAGCCATGCTACTCGCCCTTCAACACTTCGAAGGATGTACAACCATAACCAGCGGTTGA